From a single Raphanus sativus cultivar WK10039 chromosome 3, ASM80110v3, whole genome shotgun sequence genomic region:
- the LOC108847984 gene encoding uncharacterized protein LOC108847984 isoform X1 → MGSKIVFRSLTELFPQIDARILKAVAIEHPKDADLAAAIVISEIVPKFYPDLSDHPSSLPHNNKTPIIKVPDNNNGTLETGAFSSSVTRAQSSEVIPNGDADVQSKVIESGVVSSEPPTKLTNDVWEGIDFHFTGNHQAESSTSADDKLVCPASDSLESTQKSTKGSSDGDVREASSGSLSDAELSGSVLVEETSEGSLAVENGDSELPGAFSSSVSRSSQGCKIDHLKQIIEDAKSNKRTLFIVMESIMNLMREVELQEKDAEKVKEDATRGGFDTLKKVEDLKKILAHAKEGNDMDAGEVYGERSVLATEVNELENRLLNLSEERDKSLSVLDEMRGVLEVRLAAALEIKNAAEKEIQEKEGAARKELAEQEAIMDKVVQESKLLQKEAEENSKLREFLMERGRIVDSLQGEIYVICKDIRLLKEKFDNGVPLSQSITSSQTSCKLASSVSSMKSLLLEKPLDLSYEAPESSGNSKSPEEASVNEEKEDERKELLEDGWDIFDKEIEL, encoded by the exons ATGGGTTCCAAAATCGTCTTTCGATCTCTCACCGAGTTATTCCCACAG ATTGATGCGAGGATATTAAAAGCTGTAGCTATTGAGCACCCTAAAGATGCTGATCTCGCTGCAGCTATTGTTATCTCTGAGATTGTTCCCAAGTTTTACCCTGATTTGTCTGATCATCCTTCTTCCCTACCTCACAACAACAAGACACCAATAATAAAGGTCCCAgacaacaacaatggtactt TAGAAACGGGTGCGTTCTCTTCTTCAGTAACAAGGGCTCAGTCATCAGAAGTGATTCCGAATGGTGATGCTGATGTTCAGAGCAAAGTGATTGAGTCTGGAGTGGTTTCCTCAGAGCCCCCTACCAAACTGACTAACGATGTTTGGGAAGGTATTGATTTTCACTTTACAGGTAATCATCAAGCAGAGTCGAGCACAAGCGCAGATGATAAGCTGGTTTGTCCTGCATCAGACAGTTTGGAATCTACACAGAAATCAACAAAGGGTTCATCAGATGGTGATGTGAGAGAGGCCTCAAGTGGTTCACTCAGTGATGCAGAGTTGAGCGGCTCAGTTCTTGTGGAAGAGACTTCGGAAGGTTCCTTGGCTGTTGAAAATGGTGATTCAGAGCTGCCTGGTGCCTTTAGCTCTAGTGTTAGCCGATCCAGCCAGGGCTGCAAAATCGATCACCTCAAACAGATCATCGAAGATGCCAAAAGTAACAAG AGAACCTTGTTCATTGTGATGGAATCGATTATGAATCTGATGAGAGAAGTCGAGCTTCAAGAGAAGGATGCAGAGAAGGTGAAGGAAGACGCTACTAGAGGAGGCTTTGATACCCTTAAAAAGGTTGAGGACCTGAAGAAGATTCTTGCACATGCCAAGGAGGGAAACGACATG GATGCCGGAGAAGTCTATGGGGAGAGGTCAGTTTTGGCAACTGAAGTAAATGAGCTTGAAAACCGTTTGCTCAACTTATCAGAAGAACGTGACAAGTCTCTTTCTGTTCTTGATGAG ATGCGTGGAGTCCTCGAAGTGAGACTGGCTGCAGCCCTGGAGATTAAAAATGCTGCTGAGAAAGAGATCCAAGAGAAAGAAGGTGCCGCACGCAAGGAACTTGCTGAACAGGAAGCAATCATGGATAAGGTTGTCCAAGAATCAAAGCTTCTACAGAAGGAGGCAGAGGAAAATTCCAAG CTGCGAGAGTTCCTTATGGAGCGTGGTCGGATTGTTGATTCTTTACA AGGAGAAATCTATGTGATCTGTAAAGACATCCGGCTCTTGAAAGAGAAATTCGACAATGGTGTGCCGTTGAGCCAATCAATCACCTCAAGCCAGACAAGCTGTAAGCTAGCTTCTTCTGTATCATCCATGAAGAGCTTGTTGCTTGAGAAGCCGCTTGACCTATCTTATGAAGCACCTGAATCCTCAGGCAACAGCAAGAGCCCAGAAGAAGCTTCGGTTAACGAGGAAAAAGAGGACGAACGTAAGGAGCTCCTGGAAGATGGCTGGGACATCTTTGACAAAGAAATAGAACTCTAA
- the LOC108847984 gene encoding uncharacterized protein LOC108847984 isoform X3, producing the protein MGSKIVFRSLTELFPQIDARILKAVAIEHPKDADLAAAIVISEIVPKFYPDLSDHPSSLPHNNKTPIIKVPDNNNGTLETGAFSSSVTRAQSSEVIPNGDADVQSKVIESGVVSSEPPTKLTNDVWEDSLESTQKSTKGSSDGDVREASSGSLSDAELSGSVLVEETSEGSLAVENGDSELPGAFSSSVSRSSQGCKIDHLKQIIEDAKSNKRTLFIVMESIMNLMREVELQEKDAEKVKEDATRGGFDTLKKVEDLKKILAHAKEGNDMDAGEVYGERSVLATEVNELENRLLNLSEERDKSLSVLDEMRGVLEVRLAAALEIKNAAEKEIQEKEGAARKELAEQEAIMDKVVQESKLLQKEAEENSKLREFLMERGRIVDSLQGEIYVICKDIRLLKEKFDNGVPLSQSITSSQTSCKLASSVSSMKSLLLEKPLDLSYEAPESSGNSKSPEEASVNEEKEDERKELLEDGWDIFDKEIEL; encoded by the exons ATGGGTTCCAAAATCGTCTTTCGATCTCTCACCGAGTTATTCCCACAG ATTGATGCGAGGATATTAAAAGCTGTAGCTATTGAGCACCCTAAAGATGCTGATCTCGCTGCAGCTATTGTTATCTCTGAGATTGTTCCCAAGTTTTACCCTGATTTGTCTGATCATCCTTCTTCCCTACCTCACAACAACAAGACACCAATAATAAAGGTCCCAgacaacaacaatggtactt TAGAAACGGGTGCGTTCTCTTCTTCAGTAACAAGGGCTCAGTCATCAGAAGTGATTCCGAATGGTGATGCTGATGTTCAGAGCAAAGTGATTGAGTCTGGAGTGGTTTCCTCAGAGCCCCCTACCAAACTGACTAACGATGTTTGGGAAG ACAGTTTGGAATCTACACAGAAATCAACAAAGGGTTCATCAGATGGTGATGTGAGAGAGGCCTCAAGTGGTTCACTCAGTGATGCAGAGTTGAGCGGCTCAGTTCTTGTGGAAGAGACTTCGGAAGGTTCCTTGGCTGTTGAAAATGGTGATTCAGAGCTGCCTGGTGCCTTTAGCTCTAGTGTTAGCCGATCCAGCCAGGGCTGCAAAATCGATCACCTCAAACAGATCATCGAAGATGCCAAAAGTAACAAG AGAACCTTGTTCATTGTGATGGAATCGATTATGAATCTGATGAGAGAAGTCGAGCTTCAAGAGAAGGATGCAGAGAAGGTGAAGGAAGACGCTACTAGAGGAGGCTTTGATACCCTTAAAAAGGTTGAGGACCTGAAGAAGATTCTTGCACATGCCAAGGAGGGAAACGACATG GATGCCGGAGAAGTCTATGGGGAGAGGTCAGTTTTGGCAACTGAAGTAAATGAGCTTGAAAACCGTTTGCTCAACTTATCAGAAGAACGTGACAAGTCTCTTTCTGTTCTTGATGAG ATGCGTGGAGTCCTCGAAGTGAGACTGGCTGCAGCCCTGGAGATTAAAAATGCTGCTGAGAAAGAGATCCAAGAGAAAGAAGGTGCCGCACGCAAGGAACTTGCTGAACAGGAAGCAATCATGGATAAGGTTGTCCAAGAATCAAAGCTTCTACAGAAGGAGGCAGAGGAAAATTCCAAG CTGCGAGAGTTCCTTATGGAGCGTGGTCGGATTGTTGATTCTTTACA AGGAGAAATCTATGTGATCTGTAAAGACATCCGGCTCTTGAAAGAGAAATTCGACAATGGTGTGCCGTTGAGCCAATCAATCACCTCAAGCCAGACAAGCTGTAAGCTAGCTTCTTCTGTATCATCCATGAAGAGCTTGTTGCTTGAGAAGCCGCTTGACCTATCTTATGAAGCACCTGAATCCTCAGGCAACAGCAAGAGCCCAGAAGAAGCTTCGGTTAACGAGGAAAAAGAGGACGAACGTAAGGAGCTCCTGGAAGATGGCTGGGACATCTTTGACAAAGAAATAGAACTCTAA
- the LOC108847984 gene encoding uncharacterized protein LOC108847984 isoform X2, with product MGSKIVFRSLTELFPQIDARILKAVAIEHPKDADLAAAIVISEIVPKFYPDLSDHPSSLPHNNKTPIIKVPDNNNVETGAFSSSVTRAQSSEVIPNGDADVQSKVIESGVVSSEPPTKLTNDVWEGIDFHFTGNHQAESSTSADDKLVCPASDSLESTQKSTKGSSDGDVREASSGSLSDAELSGSVLVEETSEGSLAVENGDSELPGAFSSSVSRSSQGCKIDHLKQIIEDAKSNKRTLFIVMESIMNLMREVELQEKDAEKVKEDATRGGFDTLKKVEDLKKILAHAKEGNDMDAGEVYGERSVLATEVNELENRLLNLSEERDKSLSVLDEMRGVLEVRLAAALEIKNAAEKEIQEKEGAARKELAEQEAIMDKVVQESKLLQKEAEENSKLREFLMERGRIVDSLQGEIYVICKDIRLLKEKFDNGVPLSQSITSSQTSCKLASSVSSMKSLLLEKPLDLSYEAPESSGNSKSPEEASVNEEKEDERKELLEDGWDIFDKEIEL from the exons ATGGGTTCCAAAATCGTCTTTCGATCTCTCACCGAGTTATTCCCACAG ATTGATGCGAGGATATTAAAAGCTGTAGCTATTGAGCACCCTAAAGATGCTGATCTCGCTGCAGCTATTGTTATCTCTGAGATTGTTCCCAAGTTTTACCCTGATTTGTCTGATCATCCTTCTTCCCTACCTCACAACAACAAGACACCAATAATAAAGGTCCCAgacaacaacaatg TAGAAACGGGTGCGTTCTCTTCTTCAGTAACAAGGGCTCAGTCATCAGAAGTGATTCCGAATGGTGATGCTGATGTTCAGAGCAAAGTGATTGAGTCTGGAGTGGTTTCCTCAGAGCCCCCTACCAAACTGACTAACGATGTTTGGGAAGGTATTGATTTTCACTTTACAGGTAATCATCAAGCAGAGTCGAGCACAAGCGCAGATGATAAGCTGGTTTGTCCTGCATCAGACAGTTTGGAATCTACACAGAAATCAACAAAGGGTTCATCAGATGGTGATGTGAGAGAGGCCTCAAGTGGTTCACTCAGTGATGCAGAGTTGAGCGGCTCAGTTCTTGTGGAAGAGACTTCGGAAGGTTCCTTGGCTGTTGAAAATGGTGATTCAGAGCTGCCTGGTGCCTTTAGCTCTAGTGTTAGCCGATCCAGCCAGGGCTGCAAAATCGATCACCTCAAACAGATCATCGAAGATGCCAAAAGTAACAAG AGAACCTTGTTCATTGTGATGGAATCGATTATGAATCTGATGAGAGAAGTCGAGCTTCAAGAGAAGGATGCAGAGAAGGTGAAGGAAGACGCTACTAGAGGAGGCTTTGATACCCTTAAAAAGGTTGAGGACCTGAAGAAGATTCTTGCACATGCCAAGGAGGGAAACGACATG GATGCCGGAGAAGTCTATGGGGAGAGGTCAGTTTTGGCAACTGAAGTAAATGAGCTTGAAAACCGTTTGCTCAACTTATCAGAAGAACGTGACAAGTCTCTTTCTGTTCTTGATGAG ATGCGTGGAGTCCTCGAAGTGAGACTGGCTGCAGCCCTGGAGATTAAAAATGCTGCTGAGAAAGAGATCCAAGAGAAAGAAGGTGCCGCACGCAAGGAACTTGCTGAACAGGAAGCAATCATGGATAAGGTTGTCCAAGAATCAAAGCTTCTACAGAAGGAGGCAGAGGAAAATTCCAAG CTGCGAGAGTTCCTTATGGAGCGTGGTCGGATTGTTGATTCTTTACA AGGAGAAATCTATGTGATCTGTAAAGACATCCGGCTCTTGAAAGAGAAATTCGACAATGGTGTGCCGTTGAGCCAATCAATCACCTCAAGCCAGACAAGCTGTAAGCTAGCTTCTTCTGTATCATCCATGAAGAGCTTGTTGCTTGAGAAGCCGCTTGACCTATCTTATGAAGCACCTGAATCCTCAGGCAACAGCAAGAGCCCAGAAGAAGCTTCGGTTAACGAGGAAAAAGAGGACGAACGTAAGGAGCTCCTGGAAGATGGCTGGGACATCTTTGACAAAGAAATAGAACTCTAA